A single window of Lutzomyia longipalpis isolate SR_M1_2022 chromosome 1, ASM2433408v1 DNA harbors:
- the LOC129786396 gene encoding F-actin-monooxygenase Mical isoform X4: MDNENAKLAAEMFDHFCSVTTMRQIMGLYRNMMDAVGLRPGPLNDFYPKLKAKIRNWKAQALWKKFDTRAGHRVYNKGTACNGIRVLVIGAGPCGLRTAIEAQLLGAKVVVVEKRDRISRNNVLHLWPFVITDLRNLGAKKFYGKFCAGSIDHISIRQLQCILLKVALLLGVEVHEGVSFVKLIEPKDGCGWRAQVSPEDHAVSHYEFDALIGADGKRNTLEGFVRKEFRGKLAIAITANFINKRTEAEAKVEEISGVAFIFNQSFFKELYYRTGIDLENIVYYKDETHYFVMTAKKMSLIDKGVIIQDSADPAELLSPSNVNTDKLLDYAREAAEFSTKYQMPNLEFAVNHYGKPDVAMFDFTSMFQAENSSRVCVRKNYRLLQCLVGDSLLEPFWPTGSGCARGFLSSMDAAYAIKLFANPRNSCLAVLAQRESLYRLLGQTTPENLNRDIMAYTLDPSTRYPNLNKTLVQVQQVEMLLDADDETIYQQTFMDTNAISAVPDAPVRRKRRTGDTTPLGMVLLRWIKSQLKAYEFANNLTEVAQCFTHGRVLCALIHRYRPELLDFSTLGDLPAEQCNAKAFDILENDLGIPRVMQASESVNIEKIESKLWLNYLEQICELFRGEIPHVKHPKLDFAELKEKQRSNIPDFSNLVKSSGKRNVVEVEAINRRITLDEERNKNRSRRLNYEQMQAVQAAEGSRRAKKRRSHEKFANVEEQKKRLQDIQNNRMERQSKRRLERARQTENFYKSLHMLQFNSFLRDTDSSTPFEDYSLYVYRQQAPDFNDRVKDLERKLLYPDRERGFYSALARGAPDEKFSNRIKSMESKIVGKNAGLGDKKPKDLLRAIGKIESDDWNVREIEKKIEQSKKAEVGKSREKVPKWSREQFLARQSKMSKPIDRQSSIDEKFKEIDMTIKSLDKQLKEGHNLDRGERGRNKVASIAGQFVKKTPGTSAEEKQGSKSLMNSKLGLVLTSQGVSEICHFCKQKVYLMEKIAAEGLVLHRSCLKCHHCHTNLRLGGYAFDRDSPDGLFYCNQHFKLPPKPYKPVTKRQPSHPKHEEIAAKTSRISPEKVSRAENIVAMDLLDRGQTPERIEFENTDAMSDGERSLNNIIDENEWTDRNFGTGTDETDSDLSSSDSSDSETDSDMYEEANDSPIGAETLQLATDWIGKQRICSLQDSDGDEFYDSSEDDDVDTQTEGEELARAREIRMQEVKLMPPVYPATDTETEVQSDSESSSVEIEPNSATEISTDSEFDHDPIAKTPPQIVIDDTYIKRPTRVHIRQGMIANGLNRQVAKENTAESKVSDLSKIELDIKPLVQVDPSVLASTNRIPLKNPRPGDYLLNKAPSTEGIASKRSLELKKRYLLGESGSTGLMKSGSTSVLDSTFKNFHSNISQCQKLLNRGGADISPTMQMFLKQQTNRLSGTKEEKKEVESNLINEKINVYGMNNNLKEIAEKRIDEEHVMPTETINTALVENKLKDFISCSKSNDPADVPIIDLTNVDLPEEMIRANQEFIEKLECSDDVENNKVIEVIDLTIEASPPVKFDLGARCEKRDEQVVPESISSIKSKIEADKSAIDSLLRQRDMCDVQETTIQVPVLNSWEPKKKPRSDSDVESDSLSNSSSTSSLEEIPHYILDSTTSPDTQINERFVPRLEVRDTTGELMQIDSLMIVDGKYIGDPEDLQLLEKLPEIPAASAEVSQPSSANECDISCNSETKRQNDVGRGISEVLRRNDSFKFDARNKSKIESLKHLPLNLETKESQSDLESPIVDRDKTPTANLAPGFIGQSDSETEITGQVLTETELSDWTADDAVSENFVDIEFALNSNKGTIKRNKKAKKKAVPPEPLVHHQQLSDGDLETNIMKSFDIDNIEFMDTGSDGCVETYSTTNKGMLRNRGYVEFVDQIPEHGNTNRYCPSYRSDTGYSSSSRINLGYAKPESSSSREIPGIDYIEQGACVLSSSSEGELKTPVNEVTKSVFTDTSSSQVIKTQDSEQHSSSVNEIEDDSLVLITSQTNTTEDSEALTVVTSPLDSADKNAVEQSFGEAVKAISKDEYRNTPEEMSYEDYVRKLQMKISQISNSRDSIDVKKSKRRSSKGEGDASASEIPSPTSFTPKLSIFDDKIKEPPTLTKKLEEITKERAKQKDLIHDLVMDKLQTKKQLNAEKRLNRSRTRQMGCTSGSLALSGLKSFDIPHCHPVPGEKRTTPSKVFEPLQSPSKVLETAISSAEKLKDRPLSENVDSKFGAGIVLPVSPKKLTKTQSFCGYSSRLVSAENDLIAESFKTPIPPPRSGRRIDDKTLAHSDKLRQEARARARLMSNEDLGLSPEEKMQMLRKRYQLDADLDTPNKSDDAKVREQKLMASKSVSDISTANSFVAFDKSIDGSDGKSTPRKFFKGAEFTSDSNLVSDVGVVNDKTPNGGKKESPKRLSDRRSRSKDPERRKSIIQTVSDFFHKKKDSKDAINQINKDKADGVFGLFKLSSKHKEKSKSCFDVRELMIFCEKENSPSYSERSKSEDCLKADWRNRRSEDELTPPPIPPLPLNYQRSDDESTSVAENRELKRLKAVSKASRQAELKRLRIAQEIQREQEEIEVQIKELEARGVIIEKVLRGEGSFGEYFNANDPNGSSDEKYLKELLEIWRKITQLKKRDQELGIREQELKLEHRHAQLKEQLNMRLSCSNMI, translated from the exons gTGGTTGTGGAGAAACGCGACAGAATATCTCGCAACAATGTGCTTCATTTGTGGCCTTTTGTCATAACGGATTTGAGAAATTTGGGCGCTAAGAAGTTCTACGGGAAATTCTGTGCTGGCTCCATTGATCACATTTCCATCAGGCAACTGCAGTGTATTCTACTGAAGGTGGCTCTCCTGTTGGGTGTTGAAGTGCACGAAGGAGTGTCATTTGTTAAGCTAATCGAGCCAAAAGATG GTTGTGGCTGGCGCGCCCAAGTGAGCCCAGAAGACCATGCTGTCTCACACTATGAATTCGATGCACTTATTGGAGCGGATGGCAAGCGCAATACACTCGAGGGTTTCGTCCGGAAGgaatttcgtggaaaattagCAATTGCTATTACGgcaaatttcatcaataaaCGAACTGAGGCGGAAGCTAAA GTGGAAGAAATCAGTGGAGTGGCCTTTATATTCAATCAATCCTTCTTCAAGGAATTGTACTATCGAACTGGTATTGATTTGGAGAATATTGTTTACTACAAAGATGAGACACACTACTTTGTGATGACAGCAAAGAAAATGAGTCTCATTGATAAGGGTGTTATAATACAGGATTCAGCTGATCCAGCTGAACTCTTGTCCCCGTCGAATGTTAACACGGACAAATTGTTGGATTATGCACGCGAAGCTGcggaattttcaacaaaatatcaAATGCCTAATTTGGAATTTGCAGTGAATCACTACGGGAAGCCCGATGTGGCAATGTTTGATTTTACATCAATGTTCCAAGCTGAGAATTCTAGTCGGGTTTGCGTGCGGAAGAATTATCGACTGCTACAGTGTCTTGTGGGTGATAGTCTCCTTGAGCCATTCTGGCCAACGGGATCGGGCTGTGCACGTGGCTTCCTATCCAGCATGGATGCAGCCTATGCAATAAAGCTTTTTGCAAATCCACGCAATAGTTGCCTAGCTGTTCTAGCACAGCGAGAGAGTTTGTACCGATTGCTGGGGCAGACGACTCCGGAAAATCTCAATAGAGACATTATGGCCTACACATTGGACCCATCGACGCGATATCCAAATCTCAATAAGACCCTGGTGCAGGTGCAACAGGTGGAGATGCTCCTCGATGCGGACGATGAGACGATCTATCAGCAAACTTTCATGGATACAAATGCCATTTCAGCCGTACCAGATGCTCCGGTGCGAAGGAAGCGAAGAACTGGAGACACCACACCACTTGGGATGGTTCTGCTGCGATGGATAAAGTCCCAATTGAAAGCGTatgaatttgcaaataatctAACAGAAGTTGCACAATGTTTTACCCATGGGAGAGTTCTCTGTGCACTAATTCATCGATATCGTCCGGAATTGTTGGATTTCTCCACACTTGGAGATCTCCCAGCTGAACAATGCAATGCCAAAGCCTTTGATATTCTTGAGAATGATTTGGGAATACCACGAGTTATGCAAGCCAGTGAATCGGTTAACATTGAGAAGATTGAATCGAAACTCTGGCTAAACTACCTGGAACAAATCTGTGAGCTCTTCCGCGGGGAAATTCCTCATGTTAAGCATCCAAAAttg GACTTTGCTGAGTTGAAGGAGAAGCAACGAAGCAATATTCCGGACTTTTCGAATTTGGTAAAGTCTTCGGGGAAACGGAATGTGGTTGAGGTTGAAGCAATTAATCGACGAATTACATTGGATGAGGAACGGAATAAGAATCGATCAAGACGATTGAATTACGAACAGATGCAAGCTGTACAAGCCGCAGAAGGTTCCCGGAGGGCAAAGAAGAGACGAAGTCATGAGAAATTTGCGAATGTG GAAGAACAGAAGAAGCGTCTGCAAGATATACAAAATAATCGAATGGAACGTCAGAGTAAGAGACGATTGGAACGTGCTCGGCAGACTGAAAATTTCTACAAGAGCTTACATATGCTACAATTTAATAGTTTCCTCCGTGATACCGATAGTTCAACACCATTTGAAGACTACTCCCTCTATGTCTATCGCCAACAAGCTCCAGACTTTAATGATCGCGTTAAAGATCTGGAGAGGAAGTTACTTTATCCC GACCGGGAGAGAGGTTTCTACTCTGCTCTCGCAAGGGGAGCTCCTGATGAGAAGTTCAGTAATCGCATCAAGTCGATGGAATCGAAAATTGTCGGGAAGAATGCGGGACTTGGGGACAAGAAGCCAAAAGATCTACTTCGTGCCATTGGGAAGATTGAGAGTGATGATTGGAATGTGCGGGAGATTGAGAAGAAGATTGAGCAATCGAAGAAAGCCGAAGTGGGAAAATCCCGGGAGAAGGTACCCAAGTGGAGTCGTGAGCAATTCCTGGCGCGTCAGAGTAAGATGTCCAAGCCAATTGATCGGCAGTCGTCGATTGATGAGAAATTCAAGGAGATCGACATGACGATCAAGTCACTCGATAAGCAACTCAAGGAGGGTCACAACTTGGACAGAGGTGAGCGTGGGAGGAATAAAGTGGCATCAATTGCAGGgcaatttgtgaagaaaactcCCGGAACGTCGGCGGAAGAGAAGCAAGGCTCGAAGTCGTTGATGAATTCCAAACTGGGGCTGGTGCTCACGTCTCAGGGAGTTTCGGAGATTTGTCACTTTTGCAAGCAGAAAGTGTACCTCATGGAGAAAATTGCGGCAGAGGGATTGGTGCTACATAGATCCTGCCTCAAGTGCCACCATTGCCACACAAATCTCCGACTTGGTGGCTATGCCTTCGATCGTGACAGCCCGGATGGGCTCTTCTACTGCAATCAGCACTTTAAATTGCCACCAAAACCATACAAACCCGTCACCAAGAGGCAGCCTTCACATCCG AAACATGAGGAAATTGCGGCAAAAACTTCCCGGATTTCCCCTGAAAAGGTGTCACGGGCGGAAAATATTGTGGCCATGGATTTACTGGATCGCGGTCAGACACCCGAACGGATTGAATTTGAGAATACCGACGCAATGTCTGACGGTGAACGTTCTCTCAATAATATAATTGATGAGAATGAATGGACAGATAGGAACTTTGGCACGGGAACAGATGAAACGGATTCGGATCTCTCAAGTTCGGATTCATCAGACTCAGAAACGGACTCTGATATGTACGAAGAGGCAAATGATTCGCCAATTGGGGCGGAAACACTGCAATTGGCAACGGATTGGATTGGAAAGCAGAGGATATGTTCCCTTCAGGATAGCGATGGGGATGAATTCTATGATTCCAGTGAGGATGATGATGTGGATACGCAAACGGAAGGGGAGGAATTGGCAAGAGCACGGGAGATTCGTATGCAGGAGGTGAAACTCATGCCACCCGTTTATCCAGCAACAGACACCGAAACTGAG GTTCAATCGGATTCAGAGTCCTCATCGGTGGAAATTGAACCAAATTCAGCCACAGAAATTTCCACAGATTCCGAATTTGATCACGATCCAATTGCAAAGACTCCGCCACAGATTGTAATTGATGATACGTACATAAAGCGACCAACACGGGTGCACATAAGGCAGGGAATGATTGCAAATGGGCTGAATAGGCAGGTGGCGAAGGAGAACACCGCGGAGAGCAAAGTGAGTGATTTGAGTAAGATTGAATTGGATATAAAGCCACTAGTTCAGGTGGATCCATCCGTACTGGCGAGCACTAATCGCATCCCATTGAAGAATCCCCGTCCTGGGGATTATTTGCTCAATAAGGCCCCAAGTACGGAGGGGATTGCCTCAAAGAGGAGTCTTGAGCTCAAGAAGAGGTACTTGCTGGGTGAATCAGGGAGTACGGGACTCATGAAGTCTGGCTCGACGTCTGTTCTCGATTCAACATTCAAGAATTTCCATTCAAACATTTCACAATGTCAGAAATTGCTCAATCGCGGTGGGGCGGATATTAGTCCAACAATGCAAATGTTCCTTAAGCAGCAAACAAATAGATTGAGTGGGACAaaggaggagaagaaggagGTTGAATCGAAtctaattaatgaaaaaatcaatgtttatgggatgaataataatttgaagGAGATTGCGGAGAAGAGAATAGATGAGGAGCATGTGATGCCAACGGAAACGATAAATACTGCCCTTGTGGAGAATAAATTGAAGGATTTCATAAGTTGTAGTAAGAGCAATGATCCAGCTGATGTTCCAATTATTGATCTCACAAATGTTGATCTCCCCGAAGAGATGATTAGGGCTAATcaggaatttattgagaagcTCGAATGTAGTGATGATGTGGAGAATAACAAGGTGATAGAAGTTATTGATCTCACAATTGAAGCGTCTCCTCCGGTGAAATTTGATTTGGGCGCGAGGTGTGAGAAGAGGGATGAGCAAGTTGTCCCGGAATCAATTTCATCGATTAAGAGTAAAATTGAGGCGGATAAATCGGCAATTGATTCCCTTCTACGGCAACGGGATATGTGTGATGTGCAGGAGACGACAATTCAGGTGCCCGTGCTGAATTCGTGGGAACCAAAGAAGAAGCCAAGATCCGATTCGGACGTGGAATCCGATAGTTTGTCAAATTCCTCGAGTACATCGAGTTTAGAGGAGATCCCTCATTATATTCTCGACTCAACCACAAGTCCCGATACGCAGATTAATGAGAGATTCGTCCCACGGCTTGAGGTGCGGGATACAACAGGGGAATTGATGCAGATTGATAGTTTAATGATTGTCGATGGGAAGTACATTGGGGATCCGGAGGATTTGCAATTGCTGGAGAAATTGCCCGAAATTCCGGCAGCAAGTGCGGAGGTGTCGCAACCTTCGAGTGCAAATGAATGTGATATTAGTTGCAATAGTGAGACAAAGAGGCAAAATGACGTGGGTAGGGGTATAAGTGAGGTGTTGCGGAGGAATGATTCATTCAAATTCGACGCACGCAATAAGAGTAAGATAGAATCATTGAAGCATTTACCGTTGAATCTGGAGACGAAAGAGTCACAGAGTGATCTTGAGTCACCAATTGTTGATAGAGATAAGACCCCAACGGCAAACCTGGCGCCGGGATTTATTGGGCAATCAGACTCAGAGACAGAGATTACGGGGCAAGTACTCACGGAGACTGAACTGTCCGACTGGACGGCTGATGATGCAGTTTCGGAGAATTTTGTTGACATTGAATTTGCCCTGAATTCCAATAAGGGTACCATTAAGAGGAATAAGAAGGCAAAGAAGAAGGCTGTGCCACCGGAGCCACTTGTTCACCATCAGCAATTGAGTGACGGTGACCTGGAGACAAACATAATGAAGAGCTTTGACATAGACAATATTGAATTCATGGATACAGGGTCTGATGGTTGCGTTGAAACATACTCCACCACAAATAAGGGTATGCTGCGGAATCGTGGCTATGTGGAATTTGTTGATCAAATTCCCGAACACGGAAACACCAATCGATACTGCCCCAGTTACCGCAGCGATACTGGCTATTCCAGTTCGTCGCGCATAAATTTAGGCTATGCAAAACCCGAATCGAGTTCTTCAAGAGAAATCCCTGGGATTGATTACATCGAACAGGGAGCTTGTGTGTTGTCATCCTCAAGTGAGGGAGAGCTCAAGACTCCCGTAAACGAAGTCACAAAATCCGTCTTTACGGATACTTCGTCGTCTCAGGTTATTAAGACTCAAGACTCTGAACAACATTCCTCCAGTGTGAATGAAATTGAGGATGATAGTCTTGTTCTCATTACCTCCCAAACGAATACAACGGAAGACAGTGAAGCCCTAACTGTTGTAACGAGTCCCCTTGATTCAGCTGACAAGAATGCCGTTGAACAATCCTTCGGGGAGGCTGTTAAGGCCATTTCAAAGGATGAATATCGCAACACCCCCGAAGAGATGAGCTACGAAGACTACGTGCGGAAGCTACAGATGAAGATTTCGCAGATTAGCAATTCCCGGGAttcaattgatgttaaaaaatccaaaaggCGCTCATCGAAGGGAGAAGGAGACGCCAGTGCGTCGGAGATTCCTTCACCAACGAGCTTTACGCCAAAATTGAGTATTTTTGATGATAAGATCAAAGAACCGCCCACGCTGACAAAGAAGCTGGAGGAGATTACGAAGGAACGAGCAAAGCAGAAGGATCTCATTCATGATCTCGTGATGGATAAGTTGCAGACAAAGAAGCAATTGAATGCCGAGAAGAGACTCAATCGTAGTCGAACACGTCAAATGGGTTGTACAAGTGGGAGTTTGGCACTGTCAGGACTCAAATCCTTCGATATACCGCACTGTCATCCAGTTCCGGGTGAGAAGCGCACAACACCATCCAAAGTATTTGAACCACTTCAGTCACCGAGTAAAGTTCTCGAGACGGCAATTTCGTCGGCGGAGAAGCTAAAAGATAGGCCACTCAGTGAGAATGTTGACAGTAAATTCGGCGCGGGGATTGTTCTTCCTGTTTCACCGAAGAAGCTGACAAAGACTCAGTCCTTCTGTGGGTACAGCTCACGCTTGGTGTCGGCGGAAAATGATCTCATTGCTGAGTCCTTCAAGACTCCCATTCCACCACCACGCAGTGGAAGGAGGATTGATGATAAAACTCTTGCTCATTCGGACAAGTTGCGCCAAGAGGCACGAGCTAGGGCACGCTTGATGTCCAATGAGGATTTGGGATTGAGTCCCGAGGAGAAGATGCAAATGCTGCGGAAGCGCTACCAACTCGATGCAGATCTCGATACACCCAACAAGTCTGACGATGCCAAAGTGCGTGAACAGAAGTTGATGGCATCGAAGAGTGTGAGTGATATTTCCACGGCAAATTCCTTTGTTGCATTTGATAAGAGCATCGATGGGAGTGATGGGAAGAGCACCCCGCGGAAGTTCTTCAAGGGGGCAGAATTTACGTCAGATTCCAATTTAGTCAGTGATGTGGGGGTGGTGAATGACAAAACGCCCAATGGTGGGAAGAAGGAGAGCCCCAAACGGCTGAGTGATAGGCGATCCAGGAGTAAGGATCCAGAGCGCAGGAAAAGTATTATACAGACAGTATCGGActtttttcacaagaaaaaggaCTCGAAGGATGCCATCAATCAAATCAACAAAGACAAAGCCGATGGGGTGTTTGGTCTCTTCAAGTTATCATCGAAGCATAAAGAGAAATCAAAG TCGTGCTTTGATGTACGagaattaatgattttttgt GAAAAGGAGAATTCCCCATCGTATTCGGAAAGAAGTAAATCAGAGGATTGCCTAAAGGCTGACTGGAGGAATCGAAGGAGCGAAGATGAACTCACACCACCCCCAATACCGCCTTTACCGCTGAATTATCAACGATCTGACGATGAGAGTACGTCAGTTGCGGAGAATCGCGAATTAAAACGCCTCAAGGCGGTGTCCAAAGCATCACGTCAGGCTGAATTGAAGAGATTGCGGATTGCGCAGGAAATTCAGCGAGAGCAGGAGGAGATAGAAGTACAAATAAAGGAATTAGAGGCACGTGGTGTCATCATTGAGAAAGTACTTCGAGGCGAAGGATCCTTTGGGGAATA CTTCAATGCCAACGATCCCAATGGGTCCAGTGATGAGAAATATCTTAAGGAATTGCTAGAAATATGGCGAAAAATAACGCAATTGAA AAAACGTGATCAAGAATTAGGAATTAGAGAACAAGAACTGAAATTGGAGCATCGTCATGCTCAGCTGAAGGAGCAACTCAATATGCGGCTGTCATGTAGCa